The genomic interval TGGATCTCGCGCGGGGTGCGCTGGCTGCGCAGCCGGTTCTGGCGCAAACCCGTTCCCAACTATCCGGAGGAATTGTTTCGGTACACGGTGCCGGATCTGTCGGTAAAATCCATGCCTCCCGCATCTGAAGAAGTTGCGCCGTTGACCCTCTCTTCCTGAGCTTGCCATGTCGCTCGCATCGTTCCTTTCGCCGGAAGCACGGGTGCTGACGCTGGCGGCGCGCACGTGCCTGGATCCGCCGGCGGCCGAGCAATTGCGGGCGCTGCTGGGGCGGCCGCTTGACCATGAGCGCCTGTACCGCCTGACGCTGCGCCATGGCGTGGTGGCGCTGGCGTACCGAAACCTGTTGCAGGCGGCACCGGATGCCGTTCCCGAACCGTGGCGCATCCGGCTGGAGGCCGAAGCGCGGGCGCTGGCCGTCCATAACCTGCATCAGACGCAGGAGCTGCTGCGGCTGGTCGATCGGCTGGAGGCCGAAGGGATTCCGGTGATTCCCTTCAAAGGGCCGGCCCTGGCCGCGCTCATCTACGGGGATCCGGCCGCGCGGGTCTATGTGGACATCGACCTGCTGGTAAAACGGAGCGACTTCTGGAAAGCCCGACGGGTCATCGAGTCGCTGGGCTACCGGGCCCATAAACAACTGGGAGAGGCCGAAACAGAAGCCTATCTGGACACGCAGCTCGGCTTTGAATTTGTTCACGAAAGCCGCGACTTTGTCGTCGAGCTGCACTGGGCCTTTTTCTACACGATCTACGACCTGCCCCTGGATCCCGAGGCGATCTGGGCACGGCACCGGCAGGTTCCCTTTGCCGGACGGACGCTGCGCACCATGGCGCCCGAGGACCTGTTGCTCTATCTGGCCATTCACGGCAACAAACATCGCTGGCTGAAGCTGACCTGGGTGGCCGACGTGGCCGAACTGCTGCGTCGCTGCGCTGACATGGACGGAGCGGCCGTGCTGCAACAGGCGCATCGCCTGGGAGCAGCGCGCGTGCTGGCCATCGGATGTACGCTGGCCGCCGAGTTGCTGGGTGCACCGGTGCCGGACGTGCTGCAACGAGGGCTTCGCCAGCGGCGGGCAGCCCGGCGCATGGCCCGCGAGGTGGTCACGCGCTGGATGTTTCGGGAAGACGCCGACGTGCGCGCCTTCTGGCCCATGTTCTGGTATCACTTCCGGGAACGCGAGCGCTGGCGCCATCGCCTCGGCTACCTGGGCCATCACCTGAAACTGGCGCTGGCGCCCACCGAAAAGGATCGGGCGTTCTGTCGGTTGCCGAAACAGCTTACCTTTCTCTATCCGGTGATTCGTCCGGTGCGCGTGCTGGTAGAGCGGTTGCATCCCGGCGAAGCTTCATGAAAATCGACCTGAAAGCCTTCGATCGAGCGGAGCTGGGTCCCTACGATCTGTGCATCGTAGGGGGCGGGGTGGCCGGACTGACGCTGGCCTGGGCGCTGCGCGACAGCGGGCTGGGCATCTGCGTGCTGGAAACGGGCGGTGAACGACCGGAGCCGGAAACCGCCCGGCTCAGCCGGGGCGACATCACGGGGTATCCCTACTTTCCCCTGGATATGGCCCGGGCGCGGGCGCTGGGAGGCTCCAGCCATCTGTGGGACTACGAAGTGGCACCCGGTGTGTGCCGCATCCGGCTGCGGCCGCTCGATCCAATCGACTTCGAGCGTCGCGAGGCAGTCCCCTTCAGCGGATGGCCATTCGGTTACGAGACGCTGGCACCGTACTATCGCCGGGCCCAGGCTTTCTTCGGGCTGGAAGACCGTCCCTACACGGCCGAAGCGTGGGCGTCCGACGCGGAGCGTCCGTTGCTCTCGGAAGGAAGTGCGGTGCTGCGTACCGCGTTGTTTCAGTTCGGCGATCCCGCTCGGTTTTATCGGGACTACGGGCCGGCGTTGCTGGCCGATCCGAACGTGACGGTGTGCCTGCACGCGCATGCGCTGGAGCTGCTGACGAACGAAACCGGCGAGGTGGTCGAAGGCGTCCGGGTGGCGCGGCCGGATCGGACCGAAGTCATCGTGCGTGCGCGCTGCGTGGTGCTGGCAGCCGGCGGGCTGGAAAATGCACGACTGCTCCTGCTCTCGAATCGAGCCTGCCCGAACGGGCTGGGCAATGTCTACGATAGGGTGGGGCGCTTTTTCATGGAGCACCTGCATTTTCTTTCAGGGCTGTTCGTGCCGGCCGACCCTGC from Rhodothermus marinus carries:
- a CDS encoding nucleotidyltransferase domain-containing protein codes for the protein MSLASFLSPEARVLTLAARTCLDPPAAEQLRALLGRPLDHERLYRLTLRHGVVALAYRNLLQAAPDAVPEPWRIRLEAEARALAVHNLHQTQELLRLVDRLEAEGIPVIPFKGPALAALIYGDPAARVYVDIDLLVKRSDFWKARRVIESLGYRAHKQLGEAETEAYLDTQLGFEFVHESRDFVVELHWAFFYTIYDLPLDPEAIWARHRQVPFAGRTLRTMAPEDLLLYLAIHGNKHRWLKLTWVADVAELLRRCADMDGAAVLQQAHRLGAARVLAIGCTLAAELLGAPVPDVLQRGLRQRRAARRMAREVVTRWMFREDADVRAFWPMFWYHFRERERWRHRLGYLGHHLKLALAPTEKDRAFCRLPKQLTFLYPVIRPVRVLVERLHPGEAS
- a CDS encoding FAD-dependent oxidoreductase; translated protein: MKIDLKAFDRAELGPYDLCIVGGGVAGLTLAWALRDSGLGICVLETGGERPEPETARLSRGDITGYPYFPLDMARARALGGSSHLWDYEVAPGVCRIRLRPLDPIDFERREAVPFSGWPFGYETLAPYYRRAQAFFGLEDRPYTAEAWASDAERPLLSEGSAVLRTALFQFGDPARFYRDYGPALLADPNVTVCLHAHALELLTNETGEVVEGVRVARPDRTEVIVRARCVVLAAGGLENARLLLLSNRACPNGLGNVYDRVGRFFMEHLHFLSGLFVPADPALILRLGFYRLHARLGTWIMGKLALQEDVVRREGLLNYCVALWPTDRLALPRRNNPLLWGGFEALRVLREAIRHRTWPEELPRQLLRLVRDMPRLVPWATTRLLSLKGKATAATRAPVAFVLHHMTEQAPDPESRVRLSRRRDVFGQPRLELHWRIGRQDVESLQRAQHLVAQELARLGWGSVQEEEFRRIPPDGITGGFHHMGTTRMHASPREGVVDPDARVHGVKNLYVAGSSVFPTAGFANPTLTIVALTLRLADHLRTRLT